Sequence from the Chloroflexota bacterium genome:
AGGCGCGCTCGGCATGCTTCAAGTGAGAATTCAATACGAGTCGTGCCAGCAGCATCGCGCATGCGGCCATCGAGCGGCCGACCAGGCCGGACACGCGGCAACACCAGCGAATATGCGTCGGCAGACGCGGTAAACAAATACGTTTTGCATAGCGATGGCGACACGACGAGCCGCCAGTCCATGCCGTTCTGATTGGGAATGTGTGATACAATCGTCGCATGCCTGCGGTCGTAGGGTTATGTACACTGCGTTTGTCCATTCCCGGCAACGACAACCTGAAGGGCAAGCGGCGCGTATTGCAGTCAGTTATGGCGCGCCTGCGCGAGTCGTTCAACGTGGCGGTGGCGGAGACGGGTGAGAACGACAAGTGGCAGGTGGCCACGTTGGGCATTGCGGCCGTGGCCAACGATGCGGCATACGTGCACGGTCTGTTGACGCGCGCACTGGAGTCAATTGAGCGCAGCCGCGTCGACGCGACCGTACTCGATTATTCCATCGAAATCCTGTAACCACCAAAGCGAGGTCCGCCATGGCGTGGATCAAAACGATTCCGGTGTCAGAAGCGACCGGTGTGCTGAAACGGCACTACGATGCGGCGATCGTCCGCGCCGGCAAGGTCTGGAACATCGTCTCCAGCATGAGTCTCAAGCCCGAGTTGCTGCGCACCTCGATTCAACTGTACTCCACGCTCATGCACGGGCCGTCGGGTCTTTCGCGTTCGCAACGCGAGATGATCGCCGTCGTCGTATCGCGCACCAACGGCTGTTACTACTGAACGGAATCGCATGCGCATGACCTCCGTGCAGAGTGTCACGATGACGCGTTGGTGCAGGCGATCAAGACCGACTTTCGTACCGCGCCAATCGACGCGGCGACCCGGGCGATGCTGGCGTATGCCGAGAAGGCGACGCGCAACGCGCACGCGATGACGCCGCGCGATCTGGACGGGCTGCGCGCTCACGGGTTCAGCGACGAGGACATCCTGGACATCGTGCACGTGATGGCGTACTTCAACTACATCAACCGGGTAGCCGACTCGCTGGGCGTCGACGGCGAGCCGGGGTTTGAAGCGCTCGAGAGAGTATCTCCCCGGCGGGCGCACGCGCTCGCGGAGGCGCGTACGCAGAGCGAATGAGCGAACTGAACTTGTTTGTGCCGGGACGGTTGTGCCTGTTCGGCGAGCATTCGGACTGGGCCGGCGGCTATCGCCGCAGCGACCCGGAGCTCATGCCGGGCTACTGCCTGGCCGTCGGCACCACGCAGGGCATCAATGCACGGGCGGCGCGCGGGGATGGGCAGT
This genomic interval carries:
- a CDS encoding DUF503 domain-containing protein; this encodes MPAVVGLCTLRLSIPGNDNLKGKRRVLQSVMARLRESFNVAVAETGENDKWQVATLGIAAVANDAAYVHGLLTRALESIERSRVDATVLDYSIEIL
- a CDS encoding carboxymuconolactone decarboxylase family protein, whose protein sequence is MAWIKTIPVSEATGVLKRHYDAAIVRAGKVWNIVSSMSLKPELLRTSIQLYSTLMHGPSGLSRSQREMIAVVVSRTNGCYY
- a CDS encoding peroxidase — translated: MQAIKTDFRTAPIDAATRAMLAYAEKATRNAHAMTPRDLDGLRAHGFSDEDILDIVHVMAYFNYINRVADSLGVDGEPGFEALERVSPRRAHALAEARTQSE